A region of the bacterium genome:
GTTCCGCGTCGAGAAGGTCGCAACGACCGTCGCGATTGAGATCGTCCATATTGCCGTTGCCATCGCGATCCACAAAGATATCCGCAGCGCCGCCCCAGCAATGCCAGCTGTAGGGGACATTGCCGATGGCCTTGTTATACGCCGGCGTGCGAAAGCCACTCAGAATCGCCAGAGTGGGGCAGTCAAAACCCTTCAAGGCCAGATGGTCGATAATCAACTCCAGCTTGTGCAGCAGTTTTTCCTGCAAACAGAGGAATTTCGGATGGTCGCCCGGTTGCTTGCAGAGAAATTGGGCCACCTGGAAATGGGGAGAAAGATACACGCTTTCCATCTCTTTGGTGACCCGGATGAACCCGGTCGGCATCGCATGATGGGTGAGGGTTTGCATCACGCGGGACGGGTAGAATCCGATCTGGTAGCCTTCAAGTTTTTCCGTGCCTAGATACGGCGTTAGCACAAAGACCTGCAACCGGATGCTGTCCGACGGCTGGGTGCGATAAAAAGTGCAGGGGTAGACGCCGGCTGCGGCCGGCGCGTGAAAAACAACCTCCTCTGCGGAACGGCGGGTACAGCCGAGTTCACTGCGTACGGCAATCTCATTCGCGGCCTTTATTTTGTGCAATCGCAGGGAGACGGTTTCACCGGGCATGACAAAGATGGAAAAGATGTGCCGGCTGGTGCTGATCCCTTTGCAGGTCAACGAAAAACCCGCTGAGCCGGCCGCCAAGGTTGGTTTCAGCAGAACACAGAGGACCAGGATCAAACACAAAAGGACTTTATGCAGAATAGTACGCATAACCGGATTGCACTGTTCGTTAAGAGGTTACGGGCGGAGGGTGATCCATTTGCCCGACTGTTTTTTACTTTTATCAGCCGCTTCCATAAACGTGAACATGGCAATGGTCTCCTCACGCGGGACCGGGGATTTACCGGTGCGGAAGAACTCGATGATCTGGCTCAACAGGTTCTTATAAACCGAGCCTTTGCCCAATTCGAAATGGGCGATGGATTTCTCGCCGTACAGTGTGGCCCCATAGTCCTTGGCGCCGTTGCGCAGTCCGCGGAAAATGCCCACGCGGCCGTCCTGCCATAATCCGATCACCACATCCGCATCGGTCTGTTGAATGCGCTGAATTTGAACGCACGCAGGTCCAAGAGCGGTGAACAGCATTTCGATGCCGTGGATCCCGTACCACATAAGATCCGGATGGTGGGGTTCGTAGGAGACCGGACTGAAAGCTTCGCAGCCCAGAATCGCGCCCAGGGTTTTGTTTTGCACAGCTTCAAAAAAGCCGTCCAGAAAACGCAGGCTGGAGGCGCTGAAGCAGGGAGTTTGGTACTGGTCCGCCAGTCGAAAGATCTCTTTCACCTCATGGACGCTGGCAGACATGGGTTTGTCGATAAAAACCGGCTTATGCGCCTGGAGAACCGGCCGAACCTGCTGCAGATGAACGCGGCCGTCCACGCTGTTCAGGATAACCGCATCCACTTTACTGATCAGTGTTGGTATATCGCCGACGATCTCGATGTTCCATTTTTCTTTGAGCTCCTTGGTATACCCTTCCACCCGGGTACGGCTGGCTTCGACGTCCGGGCTGCCGCCGGGAAAAGCACAGACCACGCGGCCGCCTGGAACATACTCTGCAGAGGTGGGATCATTGAGCGAACGGGTAAACGCCGGTGCATGGGATGTGTCCAGACCGATGAGGCCGATGCGCAAAGGTTGAGCGTTGAGAGTCATGGGTAAGAGTCCTGGTATGATGCTGACCAATAGGATGAGTGGTTTGACCGGTAAAAATTTCATCAAGACCTCGGTTTCAGGCGACCGGCAGCCGCCGGTTTGGTCGTGCAGATCAGGCGGCTGCAGGGCAATGATCCCCTGGCCGCGTCTGGTTAAAAGGGCTATTTCAGGCTAGGTATAGTGAGGCAGCAATGCCAACCTGTTAATACCACAAAGTTAAGCGATATGAATAAAAAGTGCAAGCACTATTCCAAGCCGGGTCACAACTCGACGCCATGCAGCCGGAAATAGGCTGCGCCGGCCAGAGCGCTGCCG
Encoded here:
- a CDS encoding Gfo/Idh/MocA family oxidoreductase — translated: MTLNAQPLRIGLIGLDTSHAPAFTRSLNDPTSAEYVPGGRVVCAFPGGSPDVEASRTRVEGYTKELKEKWNIEIVGDIPTLISKVDAVILNSVDGRVHLQQVRPVLQAHKPVFIDKPMSASVHEVKEIFRLADQYQTPCFSASSLRFLDGFFEAVQNKTLGAILGCEAFSPVSYEPHHPDLMWYGIHGIEMLFTALGPACVQIQRIQQTDADVVIGLWQDGRVGIFRGLRNGAKDYGATLYGEKSIAHFELGKGSVYKNLLSQIIEFFRTGKSPVPREETIAMFTFMEAADKSKKQSGKWITLRP